In one Pseudomonas tensinigenes genomic region, the following are encoded:
- a CDS encoding ABC transporter ATP-binding protein encodes MNQDNLIEVRDLAVEFGFGERVHRVVEGVSFDIKRGETLALVGESGSGKSVTAHSILRLLPYPMARHPAGSINYAGQNLLGLSEKTIRHIRGNRIAMIFQEPMTSLNPLHSIEKQINEVLGIHKGLTGKVATKRTLELLEMVGIPEPHKRLKALPHELSGGQRQRVMIAMALANEPELLIADEPTTALDVTVQLKILDLLKELQARLGMSLLLISHDLNLVRRIAHRVCVMQRGCIVEQASCAELFRSPQHPYTRELLGAEPSGGPASNKIGAPLLEVEDLKVWFPIKKGLLKRTVDHVKAVDGINFSLPQGQTLGIVGESGSGKSTLGLAILRLIGSKGAIRFEGKQLDCLTQNEVRPLRREMQVVFQDPFGSLSPRMCVSDIVGEGLRIHKMGTAEEQEAAIIAALKEVGLDPETRHRYPHEFSGGQRQRIAIARALVLKPALILLDEPTSALDRTVQRQVVELLRSLQAKYNLTYLFISHDLAVVKALSHQLMVVKHGQVVEQGDAQSIFAAPQHPYTQQLLEAAFLAPATAQ; translated from the coding sequence ATGAATCAGGACAATCTGATCGAAGTGCGTGACCTCGCCGTCGAATTCGGTTTCGGCGAGCGCGTGCACCGGGTCGTCGAAGGCGTGAGTTTCGACATCAAGCGCGGCGAAACCCTCGCGCTGGTCGGCGAATCCGGCTCAGGCAAATCGGTGACCGCGCACTCGATCCTGCGCCTGCTGCCCTACCCGATGGCCCGCCATCCGGCCGGCAGCATCAACTATGCCGGGCAAAATCTACTGGGCCTGAGCGAAAAAACCATCCGTCACATTCGCGGCAACCGCATCGCGATGATCTTTCAGGAGCCGATGACCTCGCTGAATCCGCTGCATTCGATCGAGAAGCAGATCAACGAAGTGCTTGGCATCCACAAGGGCCTGACCGGCAAAGTCGCGACCAAGCGTACGCTGGAGCTGCTGGAGATGGTCGGCATCCCCGAGCCGCACAAGCGTCTCAAGGCCCTGCCCCACGAATTGTCCGGCGGCCAGCGCCAGCGCGTGATGATCGCCATGGCCCTGGCCAACGAGCCGGAATTGCTGATTGCCGACGAGCCGACCACCGCGCTGGACGTGACCGTTCAGCTGAAAATCCTCGATTTGCTCAAGGAATTGCAGGCCAGATTGGGCATGTCGCTGTTACTGATCAGTCACGATTTGAACCTGGTGCGAAGAATTGCGCATCGTGTATGTGTCATGCAGCGCGGTTGCATCGTCGAACAGGCATCGTGCGCAGAGCTGTTCCGTTCGCCGCAGCATCCGTACACTCGGGAATTGCTTGGCGCGGAACCCAGCGGAGGCCCGGCGAGCAATAAAATCGGCGCGCCGCTGCTTGAAGTCGAGGACCTGAAAGTCTGGTTCCCGATCAAGAAAGGCCTGCTCAAGCGCACGGTGGATCACGTCAAGGCAGTGGACGGCATCAATTTCAGCCTGCCTCAGGGTCAGACTTTGGGGATTGTGGGGGAAAGCGGTTCCGGCAAATCCACGCTGGGTCTGGCGATTTTGCGGCTGATCGGCAGCAAAGGCGCGATCCGCTTTGAAGGCAAGCAGCTAGACTGCCTGACGCAGAACGAGGTTCGCCCGTTGCGTCGGGAGATGCAGGTGGTGTTTCAGGACCCGTTTGGCAGCCTGAGCCCGCGCATGTGTGTCAGCGATATCGTTGGCGAAGGCCTGCGGATTCACAAGATGGGCACCGCCGAGGAGCAAGAAGCGGCGATTATTGCGGCATTGAAGGAGGTAGGTCTGGATCCGGAAACCCGGCACCGCTACCCCCACGAATTTTCCGGTGGGCAACGGCAACGAATCGCCATTGCCCGGGCTTTGGTGCTGAAACCGGCGCTGATCCTGCTGGACGAGCCGACTTCGGCGCTCGACCGGACGGTGCAGCGGCAAGTGGTGGAGCTGTTGCGTTCACTGCAAGCCAAGTACAACCTGACGTATTTGTTTATCAGCCATGACCTGGCTGTCGTCAAAGCGCTGAGCCACCAGTTGATGGTGGTCAAGCATGGCCAAGTGGTCGAACAGGGAGACGCGCAAAGTATTTTTGCCGCCCCCCAACATCCGTATACACAGCAGTTGCTGGAAGCCGCTTTTTTGGCACCAGCCACTGCGCAATAA